The Strix uralensis isolate ZFMK-TIS-50842 chromosome 13, bStrUra1, whole genome shotgun sequence genome window below encodes:
- the SYTL4 gene encoding synaptotagmin-like protein 4 isoform X1: MSEAVDLSFLSDAERDLILQVLQRDEELRKAEERRIRRLKNELLEIRRKGAKRSSQRYSERTCARCQQSLGRISPKANTCRGCNHLVCRDCRSYCPNGSWRCKVCSKEAELKKTTGDWFYDQRVNRFANRLGSDMVRLSLRHRSAASKRETVGQTLLQKAQLGEPKSSSAARQQSPPARREGPSLFLDASDPRDGKSDTESMENMSLDGYKPSPSGVGGRSNSLERAAPLRDGKQVAAPAGSAASSLTLPLRSKNVFSDGRDAAVGSRTSALVDEHETIFKKNPRRVLRPADYTKSVIDLRPEDFVGEGSSLGDRSKSVPGLNMELEEEEEDIDNLVEIHRQRVARGSMRSGTSSSTLGSMVSIYSEAGDFGNVAVTGGISFSLSYEQKTQTLFIHVKECRQLAYGDEGKKRSNPYVKTYLLPDRSRQGKRKTTIKRNTINPLYNELLKYEINKSLLLARTLQFSVWHHDRFGRNTFLGEVEVPLDTWNFESHLEEFLPLHGKIVTDAAGLHQYKGELVVSMKYIPSSKHPGAGNGRKGKTGEGGELQVWIKEAKNLTAAKSGGTSDSFVKGYLLPHKNKASKRKTPVVKKTLNPHYNHTFVYNGINAEDLQHICLELTVWDREPLSSNDFLGGVRLGVGNGMSNGQAVDWMDSTGEELNLWQKMRQYPGSWAEGTLQLRSTMAKLRP; encoded by the exons ATGTCGGAGGCCGTGGATCTGTCTTTCCTGTCGGACGCGGAGAGGGATTTGATCCTGCAAGTCCTGCAGCGCGACGAGGAGCTCCGcaaagcagaggagaggagaatcAG GCGCCTGAAGAACGAGCTGCTGGAGATCCGGCGCAAGGGAGCCAAGCGGAGCAGCCAGCGCTACAGCGAGCGGACATGTGCCCGCTGCCAGCAGAGCCTGGGCCGCATCAGCCCCAAGGCCAACACCTGCCGGGGCTGCAACCACTTGGTGTGTCGGGACTGCCGCTCCTACTGCCCCAACGGCTCCTGGCGCTGCAAAGTCTGCTCCAAGGAGGC CGAGCTGAAGAAGACGACGGGTGACTGGTTTTATGACCAGAGAGTCAACCGCTTTGCCAACCGGCTGGGCAGCGACATGGTGCGGCTGTCCCTGCGGCACAGGTCGGCAG CCAGCAAAAGAGAGACCGTGGGACAAACCCTCCTCCAGAAAGCCCAGCTTGGCGAGCCCAAAAGCTCCTCTGCAGCCCGGCAGCAGAGCCCTCCGGCACGCCGGGAAGGGCCCAG TTTGTTTCTGGATGCCTCAGATCCTCGGGATGGCAAAAGCGACACAGAGTCCATGGAAAACATGAGCCTGGATGGCTACAAACCTAGTCCCAGTGGTGTGGGGGGCAG GAGTAACTCCCTGGAGAGAGCTGCCCCTCtcagagatggaaagcaggttgCTGCGCCAGCAGGATCTGCTGcctccagcctgaccctccctCTCCGCTCCAAAAACGTGTTCTCTGACGGACGG GATGCCGCCGTGGGGAGCCGCACCAGTGCCTTGGTGGATGAGCACGAAACGATATTCAAGAAGAATCCCCGGCGGGTGTTGAGGCCTGCGG ACTACACCAAGTCGGTGATCGACCTGCGCCCGGAGGACTTTGTGGGGGAAGGCAGCTCTTTGGGGGACAGGAGCAAGTCGGTCCCTGGCCTCAACATGGAGCTG gaggaggaggaggaggacatcGATAACCTGGTGGAGATCCATCGCCAGAGGGTGGCCCGGGGCAGCATGCGCAGCGGCACCTCCTCG AGCACTCTGGGGAGCATGGTCAGCATTTACAGTGAGGCCGGCGACTTCGGCAATGTCGCGGTCACCGGCGGAATCTCCTTCTCCCTGAGCTACGAGCAGAAGACGCAGACCTTGTTCATTCACGTGAAGGAGTGTCGCCAGCTGGCCTACGGGGACGAGGGCAAGAAGCGCTCCAACCC GTATGTGAAGACCTACCTCCTGCCGGACAGATCCCGGCAAGGGAAACGCAAGACGACCATCAAACGCAACACAATCAACCCCCTGTACAACGAGCTGCTGAAG TACGAGATTAACAAGTCCCTGCTGCTTGCAAGGACGCTACAGTTCTCTGTCTGGCACCACGATCGCTTTGGCCGCAACACGTTCCTGGGGGAGGTGGAGGTCCCACTGGACACCTGGAACTTCGAGAGtcacctggaggagtttctgCCCCTGCACGGCAAG ATTGTCACAGATGCTGCTGGTCTCCATCAGTACAAGGGAGAGCTGGTTGTCTCCATGAAGTACATCCCATCTTCCAAGCACCCCGGTGCTGGGAACGGCAGGAAGG GCAAAACAGGGGAAGGGGGTGAGCTCCAGGTCTGGATCAAAGAAGCCAAGAACCTCACAGCTGCCAAATCTGGGGGGACCTCAGACAGCTTTGTTAAGGG CTACCTCCTGCCACACAAAAACAAAGCCTCCAAGAGGAAGACGCCTGTGGTGAAGAAGACCCTGAACCCTCACTACAATCACACCTTTGTCTACAATGGCATCAACGCTGAGGACCTGCAGCACATCTGCCTGGAGCTGACGGTCTGGGACCGGGAGCCCCTGTCCAGCAACGACTTCCTTGGGGGTGTTCGTCTGGGGGTGGGCAACG GCATGAGCAACGGGCAGGCTGTGGACTGGATGGACTCCACAGGCGAGGAGCTGAACCTGTGGCAGAAGATGCGCCAGTACCCGGGCTCGTGGGCAGAGGGGACGCTCCAGCTCCGCTCCACCATGGCCAAGCTGAGGCCGTAG
- the SYTL4 gene encoding synaptotagmin-like protein 4 isoform X2: protein MSEAVDLSFLSDAERDLILQVLQRDEELRKAEERRIRRLKNELLEIRRKGAKRSSQRYSERTCARCQQSLGRISPKANTCRGCNHLVCRDCRSYCPNGSWRCKVCSKEAELKKTTGDWFYDQRVNRFANRLGSDMVRLSLRHRSAASKRETVGQTLLQKAQLGEPKSSSAARQQSPPARREGPSLFLDASDPRDGKSDTESMENMSLDGYKPSPSGVGGRSNSLERAAPLRDGKQVAAPAGSAASSLTLPLRSKNVFSDGRDAAVGSRTSALVDEHETIFKKNPRRVLRPADYTKSVIDLRPEDFVGEGSSLGDRSKSVPGLNMELEEEEDIDNLVEIHRQRVARGSMRSGTSSSTLGSMVSIYSEAGDFGNVAVTGGISFSLSYEQKTQTLFIHVKECRQLAYGDEGKKRSNPYVKTYLLPDRSRQGKRKTTIKRNTINPLYNELLKYEINKSLLLARTLQFSVWHHDRFGRNTFLGEVEVPLDTWNFESHLEEFLPLHGKIVTDAAGLHQYKGELVVSMKYIPSSKHPGAGNGRKGKTGEGGELQVWIKEAKNLTAAKSGGTSDSFVKGYLLPHKNKASKRKTPVVKKTLNPHYNHTFVYNGINAEDLQHICLELTVWDREPLSSNDFLGGVRLGVGNGMSNGQAVDWMDSTGEELNLWQKMRQYPGSWAEGTLQLRSTMAKLRP from the exons ATGTCGGAGGCCGTGGATCTGTCTTTCCTGTCGGACGCGGAGAGGGATTTGATCCTGCAAGTCCTGCAGCGCGACGAGGAGCTCCGcaaagcagaggagaggagaatcAG GCGCCTGAAGAACGAGCTGCTGGAGATCCGGCGCAAGGGAGCCAAGCGGAGCAGCCAGCGCTACAGCGAGCGGACATGTGCCCGCTGCCAGCAGAGCCTGGGCCGCATCAGCCCCAAGGCCAACACCTGCCGGGGCTGCAACCACTTGGTGTGTCGGGACTGCCGCTCCTACTGCCCCAACGGCTCCTGGCGCTGCAAAGTCTGCTCCAAGGAGGC CGAGCTGAAGAAGACGACGGGTGACTGGTTTTATGACCAGAGAGTCAACCGCTTTGCCAACCGGCTGGGCAGCGACATGGTGCGGCTGTCCCTGCGGCACAGGTCGGCAG CCAGCAAAAGAGAGACCGTGGGACAAACCCTCCTCCAGAAAGCCCAGCTTGGCGAGCCCAAAAGCTCCTCTGCAGCCCGGCAGCAGAGCCCTCCGGCACGCCGGGAAGGGCCCAG TTTGTTTCTGGATGCCTCAGATCCTCGGGATGGCAAAAGCGACACAGAGTCCATGGAAAACATGAGCCTGGATGGCTACAAACCTAGTCCCAGTGGTGTGGGGGGCAG GAGTAACTCCCTGGAGAGAGCTGCCCCTCtcagagatggaaagcaggttgCTGCGCCAGCAGGATCTGCTGcctccagcctgaccctccctCTCCGCTCCAAAAACGTGTTCTCTGACGGACGG GATGCCGCCGTGGGGAGCCGCACCAGTGCCTTGGTGGATGAGCACGAAACGATATTCAAGAAGAATCCCCGGCGGGTGTTGAGGCCTGCGG ACTACACCAAGTCGGTGATCGACCTGCGCCCGGAGGACTTTGTGGGGGAAGGCAGCTCTTTGGGGGACAGGAGCAAGTCGGTCCCTGGCCTCAACATGGAGCTG gaggaggaggaggacatcGATAACCTGGTGGAGATCCATCGCCAGAGGGTGGCCCGGGGCAGCATGCGCAGCGGCACCTCCTCG AGCACTCTGGGGAGCATGGTCAGCATTTACAGTGAGGCCGGCGACTTCGGCAATGTCGCGGTCACCGGCGGAATCTCCTTCTCCCTGAGCTACGAGCAGAAGACGCAGACCTTGTTCATTCACGTGAAGGAGTGTCGCCAGCTGGCCTACGGGGACGAGGGCAAGAAGCGCTCCAACCC GTATGTGAAGACCTACCTCCTGCCGGACAGATCCCGGCAAGGGAAACGCAAGACGACCATCAAACGCAACACAATCAACCCCCTGTACAACGAGCTGCTGAAG TACGAGATTAACAAGTCCCTGCTGCTTGCAAGGACGCTACAGTTCTCTGTCTGGCACCACGATCGCTTTGGCCGCAACACGTTCCTGGGGGAGGTGGAGGTCCCACTGGACACCTGGAACTTCGAGAGtcacctggaggagtttctgCCCCTGCACGGCAAG ATTGTCACAGATGCTGCTGGTCTCCATCAGTACAAGGGAGAGCTGGTTGTCTCCATGAAGTACATCCCATCTTCCAAGCACCCCGGTGCTGGGAACGGCAGGAAGG GCAAAACAGGGGAAGGGGGTGAGCTCCAGGTCTGGATCAAAGAAGCCAAGAACCTCACAGCTGCCAAATCTGGGGGGACCTCAGACAGCTTTGTTAAGGG CTACCTCCTGCCACACAAAAACAAAGCCTCCAAGAGGAAGACGCCTGTGGTGAAGAAGACCCTGAACCCTCACTACAATCACACCTTTGTCTACAATGGCATCAACGCTGAGGACCTGCAGCACATCTGCCTGGAGCTGACGGTCTGGGACCGGGAGCCCCTGTCCAGCAACGACTTCCTTGGGGGTGTTCGTCTGGGGGTGGGCAACG GCATGAGCAACGGGCAGGCTGTGGACTGGATGGACTCCACAGGCGAGGAGCTGAACCTGTGGCAGAAGATGCGCCAGTACCCGGGCTCGTGGGCAGAGGGGACGCTCCAGCTCCGCTCCACCATGGCCAAGCTGAGGCCGTAG
- the SYTL4 gene encoding synaptotagmin-like protein 4 isoform X3 — protein MVRLSLRHRSAASKRETVGQTLLQKAQLGEPKSSSAARQQSPPARREGPSLFLDASDPRDGKSDTESMENMSLDGYKPSPSGVGGRSNSLERAAPLRDGKQVAAPAGSAASSLTLPLRSKNVFSDGRDAAVGSRTSALVDEHETIFKKNPRRVLRPADYTKSVIDLRPEDFVGEGSSLGDRSKSVPGLNMELEEEEEDIDNLVEIHRQRVARGSMRSGTSSSTLGSMVSIYSEAGDFGNVAVTGGISFSLSYEQKTQTLFIHVKECRQLAYGDEGKKRSNPYVKTYLLPDRSRQGKRKTTIKRNTINPLYNELLKYEINKSLLLARTLQFSVWHHDRFGRNTFLGEVEVPLDTWNFESHLEEFLPLHGKIVTDAAGLHQYKGELVVSMKYIPSSKHPGAGNGRKGKTGEGGELQVWIKEAKNLTAAKSGGTSDSFVKGYLLPHKNKASKRKTPVVKKTLNPHYNHTFVYNGINAEDLQHICLELTVWDREPLSSNDFLGGVRLGVGNGMSNGQAVDWMDSTGEELNLWQKMRQYPGSWAEGTLQLRSTMAKLRP, from the exons ATGGTGCGGCTGTCCCTGCGGCACAGGTCGGCAG CCAGCAAAAGAGAGACCGTGGGACAAACCCTCCTCCAGAAAGCCCAGCTTGGCGAGCCCAAAAGCTCCTCTGCAGCCCGGCAGCAGAGCCCTCCGGCACGCCGGGAAGGGCCCAG TTTGTTTCTGGATGCCTCAGATCCTCGGGATGGCAAAAGCGACACAGAGTCCATGGAAAACATGAGCCTGGATGGCTACAAACCTAGTCCCAGTGGTGTGGGGGGCAG GAGTAACTCCCTGGAGAGAGCTGCCCCTCtcagagatggaaagcaggttgCTGCGCCAGCAGGATCTGCTGcctccagcctgaccctccctCTCCGCTCCAAAAACGTGTTCTCTGACGGACGG GATGCCGCCGTGGGGAGCCGCACCAGTGCCTTGGTGGATGAGCACGAAACGATATTCAAGAAGAATCCCCGGCGGGTGTTGAGGCCTGCGG ACTACACCAAGTCGGTGATCGACCTGCGCCCGGAGGACTTTGTGGGGGAAGGCAGCTCTTTGGGGGACAGGAGCAAGTCGGTCCCTGGCCTCAACATGGAGCTG gaggaggaggaggaggacatcGATAACCTGGTGGAGATCCATCGCCAGAGGGTGGCCCGGGGCAGCATGCGCAGCGGCACCTCCTCG AGCACTCTGGGGAGCATGGTCAGCATTTACAGTGAGGCCGGCGACTTCGGCAATGTCGCGGTCACCGGCGGAATCTCCTTCTCCCTGAGCTACGAGCAGAAGACGCAGACCTTGTTCATTCACGTGAAGGAGTGTCGCCAGCTGGCCTACGGGGACGAGGGCAAGAAGCGCTCCAACCC GTATGTGAAGACCTACCTCCTGCCGGACAGATCCCGGCAAGGGAAACGCAAGACGACCATCAAACGCAACACAATCAACCCCCTGTACAACGAGCTGCTGAAG TACGAGATTAACAAGTCCCTGCTGCTTGCAAGGACGCTACAGTTCTCTGTCTGGCACCACGATCGCTTTGGCCGCAACACGTTCCTGGGGGAGGTGGAGGTCCCACTGGACACCTGGAACTTCGAGAGtcacctggaggagtttctgCCCCTGCACGGCAAG ATTGTCACAGATGCTGCTGGTCTCCATCAGTACAAGGGAGAGCTGGTTGTCTCCATGAAGTACATCCCATCTTCCAAGCACCCCGGTGCTGGGAACGGCAGGAAGG GCAAAACAGGGGAAGGGGGTGAGCTCCAGGTCTGGATCAAAGAAGCCAAGAACCTCACAGCTGCCAAATCTGGGGGGACCTCAGACAGCTTTGTTAAGGG CTACCTCCTGCCACACAAAAACAAAGCCTCCAAGAGGAAGACGCCTGTGGTGAAGAAGACCCTGAACCCTCACTACAATCACACCTTTGTCTACAATGGCATCAACGCTGAGGACCTGCAGCACATCTGCCTGGAGCTGACGGTCTGGGACCGGGAGCCCCTGTCCAGCAACGACTTCCTTGGGGGTGTTCGTCTGGGGGTGGGCAACG GCATGAGCAACGGGCAGGCTGTGGACTGGATGGACTCCACAGGCGAGGAGCTGAACCTGTGGCAGAAGATGCGCCAGTACCCGGGCTCGTGGGCAGAGGGGACGCTCCAGCTCCGCTCCACCATGGCCAAGCTGAGGCCGTAG